From Serratia fonticola:
TGAGGAAGTTCAAGGTTATAGCAGTAACGTGCAGTGTTGGGGCTCACCGAACGTCAGATCAAACAACGCTCCAGCCCTTTCACAGGGCTGCATATCCCCCAACTCAGTAAAAACACCTAGCCAAGTAGGTAATCAAGACAATAGATTGCTTCAATGACACCCTCTATTCTCTTTGTTACACCAAAGGTCTATTCAGGAGCAAACCAAGATGAAACGTATAATCTCATGCGCCATTTTATTTAGCAGTGTGCTGTCATTCACCAGTGCAGCCAGTGGCATTCTGACCGAAAAGAATCTCTCCCTCGAATTGGCTGATAAGTTGGCGCAAAGTGCTATCCAGGCCTGTAGCGCCAATAACTACAATGTTGCCGTTACCGTTGTAGACCGCGCCGGCATTCCTCTGGTTATCAAGAAGATGGATAACGCAGGTCCTCATACGGTGGAAGCCAGCCGGATGAAAGCATTTACCGCGCTGACCACCAAAAACCCCACCGAAAATGTGATGAAAAATGCCCAGACCAACGCCGGGGCAGAAAATCTGCGTGATATCCCTGGATTTTTATTGCTGGCCGGTGGCGTACCGGTGAAAAGCGGTGAAGAAGTCGTTGGCGCTATTGGTGTAGGCGGCGCACCGGGTGGACACCTTGATCAGCAATGCGCACTTACCGCATTAGAAAAGGTGCTGACGAAATAACACGGCGGGCTTGAATCGGTACGCTGTTTCAATGACATACCGCCAGGCAGATGCCACACAGCCCCGCATTACGTTGCCCCCTATCGACGTCCCCAAAGTACGGCCTTGGGGATAACCTAAATGTGCGTTTTAGTCATGCTATCCACATAAAAAAGCCCGCTTTTCAGCGGGCTATCGGGATTTTTGCAGCTTAGTGATCCTTCATGCCACGCAACTCAATATCCTACAGCAGGATACGCAGCATGCGACGCAGCGGTTCGGCCGCGCCCCACAACAGCTGATCGCCAACGGTGAAGGCAGAGAGGTATTCCGGCCCCATATTCAGCTTGCGCAGACGGCCAACTGGCGTGTTCAAAGTACCGGTTACGGCAGCAGGCGTCAGCTCACGCATGGTCAGTTCGCGGTCGTTCGGGATCACCCGTACCCAGTCGTTGTGCGTGGCCAGCAGTTGCTCGATTTCTGGCAGAGGGATGTCTTTTTTCAGCTTCAGAGTAAATGCCTGGCTGTGACAGCGTAGAGCACCAACGCGCACGCACAAACCATCAACTGGGATAATGCTTGAGGTGCTGAGGATCTTGTTGGTTTCCGCCTGGCCTTTCCACTCTTCGCGGCTTTGGCCGTTATCCAGTTGCTTGTCGATCCAAGGGATCAGGCTGCCCGCCAGAGGAACGCCAAAGTTATCGGTTGGCAGCTTACCGGAACGGGTGGCCTCCGTGACT
This genomic window contains:
- a CDS encoding GlcG/HbpS family heme-binding protein produces the protein MKRIISCAILFSSVLSFTSAASGILTEKNLSLELADKLAQSAIQACSANNYNVAVTVVDRAGIPLVIKKMDNAGPHTVEASRMKAFTALTTKNPTENVMKNAQTNAGAENLRDIPGFLLLAGGVPVKSGEEVVGAIGVGGAPGGHLDQQCALTALEKVLTK